The following are encoded in a window of Longimicrobiaceae bacterium genomic DNA:
- a CDS encoding IS4 family transposase, which yields MAAEPETKEQTARLGETQTFLREMISLLQPDVRTRGPGRPQVLPSLCLWAGLLVCVLNGFSSQSALWRLISLQGLWDYPRFAVTDQAVRNRLASAGEAMQRLFAQITAVLVERLAPYAQPLAPWAASVVALDCTTLDPVLRKLPVLREVPRGSDALLPGKLAGLFDLRLQVWRKIAFTDEARENEKVSARAMVSELPRGSLVLADLGYFGFAWFDDLTAAGHHWISRQRKKTSVEVRHVFFESAHVTDALVWLGKYRADQARYPVRLVRIRVGREEWEYLTNLLDPKLLPVAEIARLYARRWDIEMAIKLVKRELGLHLLWSAKTEVILAQVWAVLCIAQILQALRQEVAGRAGVDAFDVSMSLLLSCWSGGLPGRSDSAVFRPRDQLVVHVDAESGLHRLEPHALGDARWERDVVRPVEPCLLSVEAR from the coding sequence ATGGCCGCAGAGCCGGAAACGAAGGAGCAGACCGCCCGGCTTGGAGAGACCCAGACATTCCTGCGCGAGATGATCTCTCTCCTGCAGCCGGATGTGCGAACTCGTGGCCCCGGTCGGCCACAGGTGCTGCCCTCGCTCTGCCTGTGGGCAGGTCTTCTCGTCTGCGTGCTGAACGGGTTCAGCAGCCAGTCGGCGTTGTGGCGCCTGATCAGCCTGCAAGGACTGTGGGACTATCCCCGCTTCGCGGTCACCGACCAGGCGGTGCGCAACCGGCTTGCCTCGGCGGGCGAAGCGATGCAGCGGCTCTTCGCCCAAATCACGGCCGTGCTGGTGGAGCGGCTGGCTCCGTACGCACAGCCCCTGGCACCCTGGGCTGCGTCCGTGGTGGCGCTGGACTGCACAACGCTCGACCCCGTGCTGCGCAAGCTGCCGGTGCTGCGCGAGGTGCCGCGAGGCAGCGACGCGCTGCTGCCGGGCAAGCTGGCCGGGCTCTTCGACCTGCGCCTTCAGGTGTGGCGGAAGATCGCCTTCACCGATGAGGCGCGCGAGAACGAGAAGGTCAGCGCCCGCGCGATGGTCTCTGAGCTGCCCCGGGGCAGCCTGGTGCTGGCGGACCTGGGATACTTCGGCTTCGCCTGGTTCGACGACCTGACGGCGGCGGGGCATCATTGGATCAGCCGGCAGCGGAAGAAGACGAGCGTGGAGGTCCGTCACGTCTTCTTCGAGTCGGCGCACGTGACGGACGCGCTGGTCTGGCTGGGCAAGTACCGGGCGGACCAGGCCCGGTATCCTGTGCGTCTGGTGCGCATCCGCGTTGGACGCGAGGAATGGGAGTACCTCACCAACCTGCTCGATCCCAAGCTGCTGCCGGTTGCAGAGATCGCACGGCTGTACGCGCGGCGCTGGGACATCGAGATGGCCATCAAGCTGGTCAAGCGCGAGCTAGGGCTGCACCTGCTCTGGAGCGCGAAGACGGAGGTGATCCTGGCGCAGGTGTGGGCGGTGCTCTGCATCGCGCAGATCCTCCAGGCGCTACGGCAGGAGGTCGCCGGGCGTGCCGGAGTCGATGCCTTCGACGTCTCGATGTCGCTGCTGCTTAGTTGTTGGAGCGGAGGCCTACCGGGCCGGAGCGATAGTGCCGTCTTCCGCCCGCGCGATCAGCTTGTCGTTCACGTAGACGCTGAGAGTGGTCTCCATCGCCTGGAACCGCACGCGCTTGGTGACGCCCGTTGGGAACGGGATGTCGTCCGTCCAGTCGAGCCGTGTCTGCTCTCCGTTGAGGCCCGGTAA
- a CDS encoding acyl-CoA reductase: protein MIDAFHLPAISPVPTTTWPYGRGGDALSIRVPRLSPALLRRQVEALVDARGRHLANRPVERIVASIDRVARRFEDAGDELRQTAERALPLVTGYSAPMIRRVLDRMAADWRAQPLRALLAAELGDAGALDGFVARAGVPSAARAYGPRLSTHVFSGNVPGVAVTSMIRTLLLKSATLGKTAVGEPVLAALFARALAEEDADLGECVAVTYWPGGDEEMERAALEIADAVIVYGGADAVASIRGRTPAGAKFLGYGHRISFGMVGREMLSGDAAREAAAACALDASTFDQQGCVSPHLFYAEEGGGVSPREWARMLAAEMEATERELPRGILAPREASAIRQLRGEAEFAQFAGGATEVHASAEGTAWTVVYDEDPAFAASCLNRVVRVKPVADLAEVAAHVAPFGSVLQSVGLAASPERTRTLAGELGRLGASRVVPLGRMAWPPPHWHHDGRPPLADLVRWCDLEK from the coding sequence ATGATCGACGCGTTCCACCTGCCCGCCATCTCGCCCGTCCCCACGACCACCTGGCCGTACGGGCGCGGGGGGGATGCGCTCTCCATCCGCGTCCCGCGCCTCTCCCCCGCCCTGCTGCGGCGCCAGGTGGAGGCGCTGGTGGATGCGCGCGGCCGCCACCTCGCCAATCGGCCGGTGGAGCGCATCGTCGCGTCGATCGACCGGGTAGCGCGGCGGTTCGAGGACGCGGGAGACGAGCTGCGGCAGACGGCGGAACGCGCGCTGCCGCTGGTGACCGGCTACTCCGCGCCCATGATTCGACGCGTGCTGGACCGCATGGCGGCGGACTGGCGTGCGCAGCCGCTGCGCGCGCTTCTCGCCGCAGAGCTGGGGGATGCGGGCGCGCTGGACGGGTTCGTGGCGCGCGCGGGCGTTCCGAGCGCGGCGCGGGCGTATGGGCCGCGGCTTTCCACGCACGTCTTCAGCGGAAACGTGCCGGGCGTGGCGGTCACGTCCATGATCCGCACGCTGCTGCTCAAGTCCGCCACGCTTGGCAAGACCGCCGTGGGCGAGCCCGTCCTCGCCGCGCTCTTCGCCCGCGCGCTCGCGGAGGAAGACGCGGACCTCGGCGAGTGCGTGGCCGTCACCTACTGGCCCGGCGGCGACGAGGAGATGGAGCGCGCCGCGCTGGAGATCGCGGACGCCGTGATCGTCTACGGCGGCGCGGACGCGGTGGCGTCGATCCGCGGCCGGACGCCGGCCGGGGCGAAGTTCCTCGGCTACGGGCACCGCATCTCGTTCGGGATGGTGGGCCGGGAGATGCTGTCGGGAGATGCGGCGCGGGAAGCCGCCGCGGCGTGCGCGCTGGATGCGTCGACGTTCGACCAGCAGGGATGCGTGTCGCCGCACCTGTTCTACGCGGAGGAAGGCGGCGGCGTCTCCCCGCGCGAGTGGGCGCGCATGCTCGCTGCGGAGATGGAGGCGACCGAGCGCGAGCTTCCGCGCGGCATCCTCGCTCCGCGCGAGGCGTCCGCCATCCGCCAGCTCCGCGGCGAGGCGGAGTTCGCGCAGTTCGCGGGCGGCGCCACCGAAGTCCACGCATCGGCAGAGGGCACGGCGTGGACGGTCGTCTACGACGAGGATCCCGCCTTCGCCGCGTCGTGCCTCAACCGCGTCGTGCGCGTGAAGCCGGTCGCCGACCTGGCGGAGGTCGCGGCGCACGTGGCGCCGTTCGGCTCCGTGCTCCAGAGCGTCGGCCTCGCCGCATCTCCCGAGCGCACGCGCACCCTCGCGGGAGAGCTGGGGCGCCTGGGCGCGAGCCGCGTCGTGCCGCTCGGCCGCATGGCCTGGCCGCCGCCGCACTGGCACCACGATGGCCGCCCCCCCCTCGCCGACCTCGTCCGCTGGTGCGACCTGGAGAAGTGA